The genome window CGTCAAGGACGTCGCCGACGCCGTGCCGCTCGCTCGGGCGCTCGTGGCCGGTGGGCTGCCCGCGATCGAGGTGACACTGCGTACCCCGGCCGGTCTGGAGGCGATCCGGGCGGTGTCGGGTGAGGTCGCGGGCGCGGTGGTCGGGGCCGGGACCGTCATCACGCCCGAGCAGGTGGCGGACTGCGTAGCGGCGGGTGCGCGTTTCCTGGTCAGCCCCGGGTGGACGGACGGGCTGCTGGCGGCCATGCAGAACTCCGGGGTGCCGTTCCTGCCGGGGGTGTCGACGGCTTCGGAGGTCGTGGCGCTCCTCGAGCGCGGCGTGCGGGAGATGAAGTTCTTCCCGGCGCAGGCGGCGGGTGGCACGGCGTTCCTGAAGTCGCTCGCCGGACCGCTCCCCCAGGCCCGCTTCTGCCCGACGGGCGGCATCGGACCGGCGGACGCCCCGGAGTACCTGGCCCTGCCCAACGTCGGCTGCGTCGGCGGTACGTGGATGGTCCCCGAGGACGCGATCGCCGGGCGGGACTGGGCGCGGATCGAGGGCCTCGCCCGGGCGGCGGCGGGGCTGCGGCGGCCGGTCAGCGCAGGTGCGACGTGTCGTTGAGGAGGCGGAGGCCGGCGTTGCCGTCGGAGTAGTACGCCACCGCGGAGAGGGACGCGGCGGACACCTCCATGCGGAACAGGGCCTCGGGCGGTGCGCCGAGCGCCAGCCGGACCAGGGTCTTGACGGGCGTCACGTGGGAGACGACCAGAACGGTGCGGCCCGCGTGGGAGGCGAGCAGCTTGTCCCGCGCCACCGCGACCCGGCGGGCGACGGCCGCGAAGCTCTCGCCGCCGCCGGTGGGTCGGGCCTCGGGGTCGGTCAGCCAGGCGTTCATGTCGTCCGGGTACCGCTCGCGGACCTCGCCGAAGGTGAGGCCCTCCCAGGCACCGAAGTCGGTCTCGCGCAGTCCGTCCTCGATGCCGACCTCCAGCCCGAGGCGGGCTGCCACGACACCTGCCGTCTCGCGACAGCGGGCGAGGGGCGAGGAGACGACGGTCTGCACGGTCCCGCGCGCGGCCAGCACGCCGGCGACCAGTTCGGCCTGCCGTCGGCCGACCTCGGAGAGGCCCGGGTCGCTGCCCCCACTGCCGGAGAACCGCTTCTGCGGAGTCAGCGGGGTCTCGCCGTGCCGCAGCAGTACGAAGGTGGTGGGGGCGCCGAGGTCGGGCGGCGCCGAGGCGACGTTGCGAGCGGCCCGGATGTCGGCCGACTCCCGCTCCGACGGGCCCACGGAAGTCATCGCCGAACCCGCGGGAGCCTCTCGTCCGGAGCCCGTGGCGCCACTGGAAGCCGGCTCCGCCGTCGAACCGGACGGTTCCCAGCGCTCGCCCCGCGCCCCCGCGTCCATCGCCTCGTTGGCGAGACGGTCGGCGTGCTTGTTCTGCTCGCGCGGGATCCACTCGTAGGCGACCTGCCCGGGCGGGAAGACCGCGGCCGCCTCCACCGCCAGGGGTCTCATCGCCGGGTGCTTGATCTTCCAGCGGCCCGACATCTGCTCCACGACCAGCTTGGAGTCCATCCGCACCCGTACCCGCGCGCCCGGGTCCAGCTCGTGGGCCGCGCGAAGCCCGGCCAGCAGTCCCCGGTACTCGGCGACGTTGTTCGTGGCCGTGCCGATGAACTCGGCCCGTTCCGCGAGCGTCTCGCCGCTCGCCGCGTCGCGGACCACGGAACCGTAGCCCGCGGGCCCCGGGTTGCCCCGGGAACCGCCGTCCGCCTCGACGATGAACTCCCGCACGCCGTACGCCTCTTGTCGAACCTCTATAGC of Streptomyces cynarae contains these proteins:
- a CDS encoding bifunctional RNase H/acid phosphatase, encoding MREFIVEADGGSRGNPGPAGYGSVVRDAASGETLAERAEFIGTATNNVAEYRGLLAGLRAAHELDPGARVRVRMDSKLVVEQMSGRWKIKHPAMRPLAVEAAAVFPPGQVAYEWIPREQNKHADRLANEAMDAGARGERWEPSGSTAEPASSGATGSGREAPAGSAMTSVGPSERESADIRAARNVASAPPDLGAPTTFVLLRHGETPLTPQKRFSGSGGSDPGLSEVGRRQAELVAGVLAARGTVQTVVSSPLARCRETAGVVAARLGLEVGIEDGLRETDFGAWEGLTFGEVRERYPDDMNAWLTDPEARPTGGGESFAAVARRVAVARDKLLASHAGRTVLVVSHVTPVKTLVRLALGAPPEALFRMEVSAASLSAVAYYSDGNAGLRLLNDTSHLR
- the eda gene encoding bifunctional 4-hydroxy-2-oxoglutarate aldolase/2-dehydro-3-deoxy-phosphogluconate aldolase, with protein sequence MTSPLPASPAPSAAPSAHPVLDLAPVIPVVVVKDVADAVPLARALVAGGLPAIEVTLRTPAGLEAIRAVSGEVAGAVVGAGTVITPEQVADCVAAGARFLVSPGWTDGLLAAMQNSGVPFLPGVSTASEVVALLERGVREMKFFPAQAAGGTAFLKSLAGPLPQARFCPTGGIGPADAPEYLALPNVGCVGGTWMVPEDAIAGRDWARIEGLARAAAGLRRPVSAGATCR